One window from the genome of Pantoea cypripedii encodes:
- a CDS encoding DHCW motif cupin fold protein: protein MQITQLPFGITQWDKIEPETHHGERGFALWRTQRFNDIRVRMVEYSPGYLADHWCLKGHILLCLEGEMLTELEDGCCFTLTPGVSYQVADNAEAHRSSTETGAKLFIVD from the coding sequence ATGCAAATCACCCAGTTACCGTTTGGCATTACCCAGTGGGATAAAATCGAGCCGGAAACGCATCACGGCGAGCGCGGCTTTGCGCTGTGGCGCACGCAACGTTTTAACGATATTCGCGTGCGGATGGTGGAGTATTCGCCGGGCTATCTTGCCGATCACTGGTGCCTGAAGGGGCATATTTTGCTCTGTCTGGAAGGTGAGATGCTGACTGAACTGGAGGATGGCTGCTGCTTTACCCTGACACCTGGCGTCAGCTATCAGGTGGCCGATAATGCCGAAGCGCACCGCTCCTCAACGGAAACCGGCGCAAAACTATTTATCGTCGATTAA
- a CDS encoding GNAT family N-acetyltransferase, producing the protein MQIRALQTSDYRSWLKLWKGYQRFYKADISDVATELAWRRFRVETETLNCLVAEEDGKLIGLAHYLTHRSTWTSGDYCYLQDLFVSEEARGKGAGKALILAVLQQAEAAGCSRVYWTTQESNATARKLYDQIASKTEFIQYRKLIGKQI; encoded by the coding sequence ATGCAGATACGCGCGTTGCAGACCAGTGATTACCGCTCATGGCTGAAGTTATGGAAGGGCTATCAACGTTTTTATAAGGCCGATATCAGCGACGTCGCCACTGAGCTGGCCTGGCGCCGCTTTCGGGTTGAGACTGAAACATTGAACTGTCTGGTAGCAGAAGAGGATGGGAAACTGATTGGTCTGGCGCATTATTTGACCCATCGTTCCACCTGGACATCAGGGGATTATTGTTACCTGCAGGATCTGTTTGTCAGTGAGGAGGCTCGGGGTAAAGGGGCAGGTAAGGCGCTGATCCTCGCGGTTTTACAGCAGGCGGAAGCGGCGGGTTGCTCGCGTGTTTACTGGACCACCCAGGAATCCAATGCTACCGCACGCAAGTTGTATGACCAAATAGCCAGTAAAACTGAGTTTATTCAGTATCGGAAATTAATCGGCAAACAAATATGA
- the xdhC gene encoding xanthine dehydrogenase accessory protein XdhC has protein sequence MIYHDWISVLHGLREKRESCVLVTVLSERGSVPRDSGSKMVVTASNSFLTIGGGHLEYQCIAQAREMLQQQRCTPHSEEFALGARLGQCCGGMATILFEPLMQQQPEIQVYGAGHVGQALVQLLATLPCHITWIDSRAAQFRTVPEGIRVRQLEEPVDGVAEARPGSYFVVMTHHHPLDLALSEAILRRGDFCYAGVIGSETKAQRFRYRLEGKGIAPDTLARLRCPIGLPDVKGKLPAEIAVAVAGEIISVYQRQTMSC, from the coding sequence ATGATCTACCACGACTGGATTAGCGTACTGCATGGCCTGCGGGAAAAACGGGAGAGTTGTGTCCTGGTGACCGTGCTCAGCGAGCGCGGTTCGGTGCCGCGTGACAGCGGCAGCAAAATGGTGGTCACTGCCAGCAACAGTTTTCTCACCATTGGCGGCGGTCATCTGGAATATCAATGTATCGCGCAGGCGCGGGAGATGCTGCAACAGCAGCGCTGTACACCGCATAGCGAGGAATTTGCCCTTGGTGCGCGTCTGGGGCAGTGCTGTGGCGGTATGGCGACGATTTTGTTTGAACCGCTGATGCAGCAGCAGCCGGAAATTCAGGTCTATGGTGCCGGGCATGTGGGTCAGGCGCTGGTGCAGCTACTGGCGACGTTACCCTGTCACATTACCTGGATTGATAGCCGTGCGGCGCAGTTCCGCACGGTGCCGGAGGGTATCAGGGTGCGACAGCTGGAAGAGCCAGTGGATGGTGTGGCCGAAGCGCGACCAGGCAGCTACTTCGTGGTGATGACCCATCATCATCCGCTCGATCTGGCGTTAAGCGAAGCCATTCTGCGTCGGGGAGATTTCTGTTATGCCGGGGTGATTGGCTCGGAAACCAAAGCGCAGCGTTTTCGCTATCGGCTGGAAGGAAAAGGGATCGCGCCGGATACGCTGGCACGCCTGCGTTGCCCGATCGGTTTGCCGGATGTGAAGGGCAAGCTACCGGCAGAAATTGCCGTGGCGGTGGCGGGCGAGATCATCAGCGTTTATCAGCGTCAGACGATGAGTTGTTGA
- the hpxO gene encoding FAD-dependent urate hydroxylase HpxO — MKAIVIGAGIGGMSAAIALEKEGFSTTVFEAVKEMKPVGAAISIWPNGVKCLNALGMKESLRALGGNMAFMAYNDAHSGSTLTRFSMSPLVQQVGEYPYPVARAELQAMLIDTYGRSRISFGKRVTQVEQTASGVTAWFDDGSQQSADFLIAADGTHSVIRHYVLGESVERRYAGYVNWNGLVTIDESIAPANQWTTFVGEGKRVSLMPVSGNRFYFFFDVPLPKGLAEDRSTLKSDLKGYFAGWAEPVQRLIDTINPDTTNRVEIHDIEPFSQFVKGRVALLGDAAHSTTPDIGQGGCAAMEDAVVLAQTLAAHSLGIEDALLRYQARRVERTKDLVLKARKRCDVTHAKDPAITAAWYQDLKNETGERVLAGMCDTIEGGPLG; from the coding sequence ATGAAAGCGATTGTGATTGGTGCCGGCATCGGCGGAATGAGCGCGGCGATTGCGCTGGAGAAAGAAGGTTTTAGCACGACGGTGTTCGAAGCGGTGAAAGAGATGAAACCGGTCGGTGCCGCCATTTCTATCTGGCCAAATGGCGTTAAGTGCCTCAATGCCCTCGGCATGAAAGAATCCCTGCGTGCGCTGGGTGGCAACATGGCGTTTATGGCATATAACGATGCCCACAGCGGCAGCACGCTGACCCGTTTTAGCATGTCGCCGCTGGTGCAGCAGGTGGGTGAATATCCCTATCCGGTCGCCCGTGCCGAACTTCAGGCAATGCTGATTGATACCTATGGCCGCTCACGCATCAGCTTTGGTAAGCGCGTAACTCAGGTGGAGCAAACGGCATCAGGCGTCACGGCCTGGTTTGACGATGGCAGCCAGCAAAGCGCCGATTTTCTGATTGCTGCTGACGGCACCCACTCCGTTATCCGCCATTATGTGCTGGGCGAAAGCGTGGAACGCCGCTATGCCGGTTACGTTAACTGGAATGGCCTGGTGACCATCGATGAAAGCATCGCCCCGGCGAACCAGTGGACGACGTTTGTCGGTGAAGGCAAACGCGTGTCGCTGATGCCCGTCAGCGGCAATCGTTTCTACTTCTTCTTTGATGTCCCGCTGCCAAAGGGATTAGCGGAAGATCGCAGTACGCTGAAAAGCGATCTGAAAGGTTACTTTGCTGGCTGGGCCGAGCCGGTGCAGCGTCTGATCGACACCATCAACCCGGACACCACCAACCGTGTCGAGATCCACGATATCGAACCCTTCAGCCAGTTTGTAAAAGGCCGGGTGGCGCTGCTGGGCGATGCGGCACACAGCACCACACCGGATATTGGCCAGGGGGGATGCGCAGCGATGGAAGATGCAGTTGTGCTGGCACAGACACTGGCGGCTCATTCGCTGGGCATTGAAGATGCTTTGCTGCGTTATCAGGCACGCCGCGTGGAACGCACCAAAGATTTAGTGCTGAAGGCGCGTAAGCGTTGTGATGTGACGCACGCAAAAGACCCGGCAATCACTGCGGCCTGGTATCAGGATCTGAAAAATGAAACCGGCGAGCGCGTGCTGGCCGGTATGTGTGACACCATCGAAGGTGGCCCGCTGGGGTAA
- the ampC gene encoding class C beta-lactamase: MRLIASITLLAALISGNVQAQTPDIDPIVKPLMQQYQVPGMAVAIFYRGKTTFYNYGVASKTTQQPITNETLFEIGSLSKTFTATLASYAAVQHKLQFSDTASHWLPELKGSAFDRVTLLNLATHTSGTPLFVPDAVTNQQQLMAWYKNWQPSAPPGTQRVYSNLGIGMLGMVAAKSLHQPFRQAMEQQLLPAMGMHHSWVQVPPTEMKNYAQGYNKQDQPVRVTPGPLDAEAYGLKSTSADLIRWLAIQINNVQIDPEWRQAIASTHQGQYHTEAFTQAMMWEYYSLPVTQNTLVAGNSGQRIMQGMAATPIRPLQPAPQQAWYNKTGSTNGFSTYAVFIPSEHIAVIMLANKWFPNDDRVVAVNKMINMIKGRD, encoded by the coding sequence ATGCGTTTAATAGCAAGCATTACCCTCCTGGCGGCGCTGATCAGTGGCAACGTGCAGGCGCAGACACCCGACATCGACCCGATCGTAAAACCGCTGATGCAGCAATATCAGGTGCCCGGCATGGCCGTGGCGATTTTTTATCGCGGTAAAACCACGTTTTATAACTACGGCGTGGCGTCGAAAACCACCCAACAGCCGATCACCAATGAAACGCTGTTTGAAATTGGCTCGCTGAGTAAAACCTTCACCGCGACGCTGGCGAGCTATGCAGCCGTCCAGCACAAGTTACAGTTCAGCGACACCGCCAGCCACTGGCTGCCAGAACTGAAGGGCAGTGCCTTTGATCGCGTCACATTGCTGAACCTTGCGACTCATACCAGCGGCACACCGCTGTTTGTGCCGGATGCAGTGACGAATCAGCAGCAGCTGATGGCATGGTACAAAAACTGGCAACCCTCTGCGCCACCTGGCACACAGCGGGTTTATTCCAACCTCGGTATCGGGATGCTGGGTATGGTCGCCGCCAAAAGCTTGCATCAGCCATTCCGCCAGGCAATGGAACAACAGCTGCTGCCCGCCATGGGGATGCATCACAGCTGGGTGCAGGTGCCACCGACGGAGATGAAAAACTATGCGCAGGGCTACAACAAACAGGATCAGCCGGTACGTGTCACACCGGGTCCGCTGGATGCGGAAGCCTATGGTCTGAAATCCACCAGTGCCGATTTGATCCGCTGGCTGGCAATTCAGATCAATAACGTGCAGATTGATCCCGAATGGCGACAGGCGATCGCCAGCACCCATCAGGGGCAATATCACACCGAGGCGTTCACCCAGGCGATGATGTGGGAATATTATTCCCTGCCGGTAACACAGAATACGCTGGTGGCGGGGAATAGCGGGCAACGGATTATGCAGGGCATGGCAGCGACGCCGATTCGTCCGCTACAGCCTGCGCCACAACAGGCGTGGTACAACAAAACCGGCTCCACCAATGGTTTCTCCACCTACGCGGTATTTATCCCGTCAGAGCACATTGCCGTGATTATGCTGGCGAATAAATGGTTCCCGAATGATGACCGGGTCGTGGCGGTGAATAAGATGATCAATATGATAAAAGGCAGGGATTAA
- a CDS encoding class I fructose-bisphosphate aldolase, translating to MFVTHKVRMNRLFQHGKCLDVAIDHGIANEPDFLIGLENIAGVMRNLIAAQPDAIQVNYGQADLLQREVGRKPALVMRTDVGNAYNAARHREMWAVLHNPEEPILAALQMDAAAVVVNLYLIPDEPGIFRMCVENIGRLRQACDRYAMPLMIEPLVMAPAGQGAAYGSIGDVEKIVPLVRLARELGADIVKADPTENVEDFHRVVEAARCPTLVRGGGKGELGAVLQKSAALMAQGASGMVYGRNVYQHDNPSRVVKALMAIIHQGASGPDAMEIYQQG from the coding sequence ATGTTCGTCACCCATAAAGTCCGCATGAATCGCCTGTTTCAGCACGGCAAATGTCTCGATGTGGCTATCGATCACGGCATTGCGAATGAACCCGATTTTCTCATTGGCCTGGAAAATATCGCCGGCGTGATGCGCAACCTGATTGCTGCCCAGCCGGATGCCATTCAGGTCAACTACGGCCAGGCCGATTTGTTGCAACGCGAAGTGGGACGTAAACCGGCGCTGGTGATGCGTACCGACGTCGGTAATGCCTATAACGCTGCCCGTCATCGCGAAATGTGGGCAGTGTTGCACAATCCGGAAGAACCGATTCTCGCCGCATTGCAGATGGATGCCGCCGCAGTGGTGGTTAATTTGTACCTGATCCCTGATGAACCGGGCATCTTCCGTATGTGCGTTGAGAATATTGGCCGTCTGCGTCAGGCCTGCGATCGCTACGCGATGCCGCTGATGATTGAACCGCTGGTGATGGCCCCTGCGGGACAAGGTGCCGCTTACGGCTCGATCGGTGACGTAGAAAAAATCGTACCGCTGGTACGACTGGCGCGTGAGCTGGGTGCCGATATCGTCAAAGCCGACCCGACGGAGAACGTAGAAGATTTCCATCGTGTGGTGGAAGCGGCACGTTGTCCAACGCTGGTACGCGGCGGTGGTAAAGGCGAGCTGGGTGCCGTATTGCAAAAAAGCGCGGCGTTAATGGCGCAAGGTGCCAGCGGCATGGTGTATGGCCGTAACGTTTATCAGCACGATAACCCGTCACGGGTGGTCAAAGCGCTGATGGCGATTATTCATCAGGGAGCCAGCGGCCCGGATGCAATGGAAATTTATCAGCAAGGTTAA
- a CDS encoding acid phosphatase has protein sequence MKTRYTLMATVLLLAQQAHAISLPDAAALASQTSTGSAHAGYNDLEQQMLQAERAALQGNHPTLTRDLLEKAKQSPTQADYAWLKSKGYDFQTKANQQAGIALLSGFSALPASVLDANRATVTNINLNATQGTRHQALADAEGINHLYFLADAMGPRLGKAFLTAYDKGELGKAAALIKASEVSTGAAKKHFNYPRPFLHEGNTIHLVPDDTVVKDNKPYTADGGSFPSGHTNTGYTDALLMAEMVPERFEALVTRGARYGYSRLVLGVHYPLDVMGSRMVAERNVANYLNDTRYQALFSEARDQLRAALEKECGTSLAECARSNGQDDPYLSPQMKQFYRFTMSYNLPKAAGKNVAVTVPAGAEVLLKAALPQLSDAQRRALMVKSALPAGYPLSGSTPEQSFWQRLDLTAAYALAK, from the coding sequence ATGAAAACCCGCTACACACTGATGGCCACCGTTTTGCTGCTGGCGCAGCAGGCGCATGCGATCTCACTGCCGGACGCCGCCGCGCTCGCCAGCCAGACTTCAACCGGTTCTGCTCACGCAGGGTATAACGATCTTGAACAACAGATGTTGCAGGCCGAACGTGCCGCGTTACAGGGTAACCACCCAACGCTGACGCGTGACCTGCTGGAAAAAGCCAAACAGTCACCCACTCAGGCCGACTACGCATGGCTGAAAAGTAAGGGATATGATTTCCAGACCAAAGCCAATCAGCAGGCCGGTATCGCGCTGCTGTCGGGTTTTAGCGCACTGCCAGCCAGCGTGCTGGACGCCAACCGCGCCACCGTCACCAATATCAACCTGAATGCGACCCAGGGCACGCGTCATCAGGCGCTTGCCGATGCTGAAGGCATTAACCATCTCTATTTCCTCGCCGATGCAATGGGTCCGCGTCTGGGCAAAGCGTTTCTGACGGCCTATGACAAGGGTGAACTGGGCAAAGCGGCAGCCTTGATTAAAGCCAGCGAAGTCAGCACGGGCGCAGCGAAAAAGCATTTCAACTATCCGCGCCCGTTCCTGCATGAAGGCAACACCATCCATCTGGTGCCGGACGATACGGTGGTGAAGGATAATAAACCTTACACCGCCGATGGCGGCTCTTTCCCCAGCGGCCATACCAACACCGGTTACACCGATGCCTTACTGATGGCTGAAATGGTGCCGGAGCGCTTTGAAGCGCTGGTTACCCGTGGTGCCCGTTATGGTTATTCACGCCTGGTGCTGGGTGTGCATTATCCGCTGGATGTGATGGGTTCACGGATGGTGGCCGAACGTAATGTGGCCAATTACCTGAACGACACCCGTTACCAGGCGCTGTTCAGTGAAGCACGCGATCAGCTGCGTGCAGCGCTGGAGAAAGAGTGTGGCACCTCACTGGCGGAGTGCGCACGCAGTAACGGTCAGGACGATCCCTATCTTTCACCACAGATGAAGCAGTTCTATCGTTTCACCATGAGCTACAACCTGCCGAAGGCCGCAGGTAAAAATGTTGCGGTGACCGTACCGGCGGGCGCTGAAGTCTTGCTGAAAGCGGCGTTGCCGCAGCTGTCTGATGCGCAACGTCGTGCGCTGATGGTGAAATCGGCACTGCCAGCGGGTTATCCGTTATCAGGTAGCACTCCGGAACAATCTTTCTGGCAACGCCTGGATTTGACCGCCGCTTACGCGCTGGCGAAGTAA
- the dcp gene encoding peptidyl-dipeptidase Dcp encodes MNSRTNPFFTASTLPYQTPPFDLIQEEDFLPALEAGMEEKRQQVAAIASNPEPATFENTYVALERSGQLLSRVNLVFGAMTSANTSERLQEVDELVTPKLTALNDEITLNSQLFARLDSVYQHRGTQCPDAEAMRLVEVVWQHFQLAGASLNDADKDQLRACNQELATLGTKFGNRLLAATKAGAYTVSNPAALAGLSDEELAHAKAAAVARGLSGEWLIPLQNTTQQPVLQALSVRATREVLFQRSLTRCELGDENDTRALVLRMAQLRAQRASLLGFKTYAEWGLQDQMAKTPEAALSFMRNIVPAARGRAEREAAEIQQAIEREHHSFPLRAWDWSFYAEQVRKEKYALDESQIRPYFALENVLEKGVFWSASQLFGIRFSERHDLPVYHPDVRVYEIFDADDTPLALFYTDFFKRDNKSGGAWMSNFVDQSTLLGTKPVIYNVCNYTKPAAGQPALLSWDEVITLFHEFGHALHGLFASQRYVTLSGTATPRDFVEFPSQINEHWASNPQVFANYACHYQSGEPMPAELREKMVRAAKFNKGYDMTELLAAALLDMQWHSLTTHDNPEDVSHFELQALAAENIALATVPPRYRSSYFRHIWGGGYAAGYYAYIWTQMLADDGYQAFEERGGLTRENGQHFREQILSRGNSTDLQYLWLAWRGKAPEIGPMLENRGLSS; translated from the coding sequence ATGAATTCAAGAACGAATCCTTTTTTCACTGCCAGCACCTTGCCGTATCAAACCCCACCGTTTGACCTTATTCAGGAAGAAGACTTTCTCCCGGCGCTGGAAGCCGGTATGGAAGAAAAACGCCAGCAGGTCGCGGCAATCGCCAGTAACCCGGAGCCAGCCACCTTTGAAAACACCTATGTCGCTCTGGAGCGCAGCGGGCAACTGCTGAGCCGGGTCAATCTGGTGTTTGGTGCCATGACCTCAGCCAACACCAGCGAACGCCTCCAGGAAGTGGATGAGTTAGTTACCCCCAAACTGACGGCACTGAACGACGAAATTACCCTCAACAGCCAGCTGTTCGCCCGTCTCGATAGCGTCTATCAGCATCGCGGCACCCAATGCCCGGATGCTGAAGCGATGCGCCTGGTGGAAGTGGTCTGGCAACATTTTCAGCTGGCGGGTGCCAGCCTGAATGACGCTGATAAGGACCAGCTGCGCGCCTGTAATCAGGAGCTGGCCACCCTCGGCACAAAGTTTGGTAATCGGCTGCTGGCCGCCACCAAAGCGGGTGCGTATACCGTCAGCAACCCGGCGGCACTGGCCGGACTCAGCGATGAGGAACTGGCCCATGCCAAAGCGGCAGCCGTTGCACGCGGTCTGTCGGGTGAATGGTTGATTCCGTTGCAAAACACCACCCAGCAACCGGTGCTGCAAGCGTTAAGCGTGCGGGCCACGCGCGAAGTGTTGTTCCAGCGATCGCTGACGCGCTGTGAGCTGGGCGACGAGAACGACACCCGCGCGCTGGTATTGCGCATGGCGCAGCTGCGCGCGCAACGGGCCAGCCTGCTCGGTTTCAAAACCTATGCCGAGTGGGGTTTGCAGGACCAGATGGCAAAAACGCCGGAAGCGGCGTTGAGTTTTATGCGTAATATCGTGCCTGCCGCCCGTGGACGTGCCGAGCGGGAAGCGGCAGAGATTCAGCAGGCCATTGAACGGGAGCACCACAGTTTCCCGCTACGCGCCTGGGACTGGAGCTTCTACGCTGAGCAGGTGCGTAAAGAAAAATATGCGCTGGATGAAAGCCAGATCCGCCCGTACTTCGCGCTGGAAAATGTGCTGGAGAAAGGGGTGTTCTGGTCCGCCAGCCAGTTGTTCGGTATTCGCTTTAGCGAGCGCCATGATTTACCGGTTTATCATCCCGATGTGCGTGTCTATGAGATTTTCGATGCGGACGATACGCCGCTGGCGTTGTTCTACACCGATTTCTTTAAACGCGATAACAAAAGTGGCGGTGCATGGATGAGCAACTTTGTCGATCAATCGACGCTGCTCGGCACCAAACCCGTGATTTACAACGTCTGTAATTACACCAAACCGGCGGCGGGTCAGCCTGCGTTACTGAGCTGGGATGAAGTTATCACCCTGTTCCATGAATTTGGTCATGCGCTGCACGGCCTGTTTGCCTCGCAGCGTTATGTCACCCTGTCGGGCACCGCGACGCCGCGTGATTTTGTCGAATTCCCGTCGCAGATCAACGAACACTGGGCCAGTAACCCGCAGGTGTTCGCCAATTACGCCTGCCATTATCAGAGTGGCGAGCCAATGCCTGCTGAGCTGCGCGAGAAAATGGTGCGCGCGGCGAAATTCAACAAAGGTTATGACATGACGGAGCTGCTGGCAGCGGCATTGCTCGATATGCAATGGCACTCGCTGACCACCCACGATAACCCGGAAGATGTCAGCCATTTTGAATTGCAGGCACTGGCGGCCGAGAATATCGCCCTGGCAACGGTGCCGCCGCGCTACCGTTCCAGTTATTTCCGTCACATCTGGGGTGGCGGCTATGCCGCCGGTTACTACGCCTATATCTGGACGCAGATGCTGGCCGATGATGGTTATCAGGCGTTTGAGGAGCGGGGCGGCTTAACGCGGGAAAATGGTCAGCACTTCCGCGAACAGATTCTGTCGCGCGGTAACAGCACCGATTTGCAATATCTGTGGCTGGCCTGGCGCGGCAAAGCGCCAGAAATCGGCCCGATGCTGGAGAATCGCGGGCTGTCGTCGTAG